The segment CATTTGCTCAATCCTTGTCCACGATAAGCTTCATCAATAAACACATCGGCGAGATAGGCAAACGTTGTTTTATCGGTGATCACTCTTGCAAAACCAATTTGCCTGCCTAAATGAAACACACCAAAAGAAATTGAATTATCGATTGATCGTTGAACTGTTTCAAGCGGAATATTTTCTGCCCAATACGACTTCGACAGAAACGCATGAATGAATTCAACGTTGAAAAAACTTGTTTCCGTTGTAATAGCAAAACCTTCCCTTTGCATGCGTATAAATTTTATGAAAGATATTTTCCTACGATCGGCACCCTTCTGCCCACACCAAATGCTTTGGGCGATACACGAATGATGGGACAAAATTGATTGCGTTTGTATTCATTTACATTCACCATTTTCAAAATACGATCTACCAATGCGGCATCATAGCCCATTGCTTTAATTTCTTTTGGCCCTTGACGGCGTTCGATGTATTGATACAATACTTTATCAAGAATCGAATAATCAGGCAATGAATCAGAATCTTTCTGTCCGGGCCTTAACTCCGCACTTGGAGGTTTTGTGATGATATTTGTTGGAATGATTTCTTCATTGCGGTTGATGTACTTCGCAAGTTCATATACCTGCAGTTTATAACAATCGCCCAGCACGCCAATACCGCCGGCCATATCGCCATACAATGTTCCGTAACCTGTTGCCAGTTCACTTTTGTTTGAAGTATTCAATAAGATGTAGCCAAACTTATTGGCAATGGCCATCAATAAATTTCCACGGCTGCGACTTTGAATATTTTCTTCTGCCAATGAAAAAGGCAAATCTTTGAAAATCGGTTTCAACTCTGTTAAGAAGGCATCGTAAATATTTTTGATGGGAACAATATCATAAGGGTTGCCAAGATTTTTACTCAATTGCTCTGCATCGCTTACACTATGATCAGTCGAATACTGTGATGGTAATAAAATCGCTCTTACGTTTTCTTTTCCTAAAGCTCTACATGCAAGCGCCAACGTTACTGCACTGTCAATACCACCGCTGCTCCCAAGAATAGCTTTTGTGAAACCCATCTTCTGAAAATAATCACGTATGCCGAGCACAATGGCATCATGTATTTCAGCCGTGCAAAGGGTTTCATCTAAATGTGCCGGACTAAATTCTTCGTTAGGCAAAGTATCAGCAGCTGCAACAACCGGTTCTGCAAATGTGCCGTCATCGTTCAACTCAAAACCCACCA is part of the Lacibacter sediminis genome and harbors:
- a CDS encoding NAD+ synthase, giving the protein MKIFIAQQNYHIGNFESNTKKIIEAIETAKAQGGELILFSELSVCGYPPRDFLEFNDFLNKCNEAIDKIRQHADSIAVIIGAPDHNKRDEGKDLHNAAYFLYEKEVKAVVHKTCLPNYDVFDEYRYFEPAYDWNIVAFKGKKLAITVCEDIWNLGDNPLYRICPMDELMKFQPDVMLNISASPFDYTHVEDRKAIVKLNVQKYKLPMLYCNCVGSQTEIVFDGGSLVFDKHANMIKHLSLFDEELVGFELNDDGTFAEPVVAAADTLPNEEFSPAHLDETLCTAEIHDAIVLGIRDYFQKMGFTKAILGSSGGIDSAVTLALACRALGKENVRAILLPSQYSTDHSVSDAEQLSKNLGNPYDIVPIKNIYDAFLTELKPIFKDLPFSLAEENIQSRSRGNLLMAIANKFGYILLNTSNKSELATGYGTLYGDMAGGIGVLGDCYKLQVYELAKYINRNEEIIPTNIITKPPSAELRPGQKDSDSLPDYSILDKVLYQYIERRQGPKEIKAMGYDAALVDRILKMVNVNEYKRNQFCPIIRVSPKAFGVGRRVPIVGKYLS
- a CDS encoding GNAT family N-acetyltransferase; translated protein: MQREGFAITTETSFFNVEFIHAFLSKSYWAENIPLETVQRSIDNSISFGVFHLGRQIGFARVITDKTTFAYLADVFIDEAYRGQGLSKWLMEEIMAHEDLQGLRRFMLATRDAHGLYSQFGFSELSFPERWMQIHQPDIYKKSEV